The bacterium genome contains the following window.
AGCCAGCCAATTACGAGAAATGGTTGAGAATTTTCCATCTAGTTTTGGAGACGAAGTAGTGCCTCAGGAAGTCTTAGATGCCGAGGCACATATTTATTCAACCTATGAACCAAGTGAAACTTTACAGAAAAAACATAAAGGTGCTAATGTGTCCGCAATCGATTCCTATAATCCAAAAGAGCTATTTGTTTTGAGAGAAGAATGGAAGTCTAAGATGGACTCTGATCAGCAGGTATCTTTTTTGGAGGGATACGTTAAGAAACTAGCTAAAGAATATGGTCTGAATCAAGAAATATCAATTGTTCTGTATGACGAAGTTTTTAGTGGAGAATCAGCTATGTGGATGCCCACTTATGAACCTGATAAAATCGGCGTGTTAATATTATATAAATCGGTTCTTAAGAATGTAGATCTTCCAACAGCAATGAGTCTTGTCTCCCACGAGATTTCTCATGGCTTTCAAGAGTTCCTAACTAAAACAGTTGTTGAAAAAATGCCTGAGGACTTAGCCGATGACAAAGAGTGGTTTAAGGTTACCGCTGACCGGTTTCGACATCGGTCAAATTATACAGAAGCTTATAAGGCCTCTCAACTTAGATATAAGGCTTTGCCACCTGAAAAAGATGCTTGGGCGATGCAATCTGCTGCTTACGAGGAGCTTAATAGAGTTTCAGAGCAATATGCCAATCAGGTTTTGATGTCAGAGGGTCTAGGTTCTTATTCTGATATAAAAAAGGAAACTACAGTATCTAGGTGGATTACAAGAAATTTAAAGGAAGAAACTACTCCAGAGGATTTGATTAAAGAAGCAGAGAAATTGACTCATGTTCCAGAAATTGCTGCTAAAATTGTTGAAACTGTGTCAGGGAAAGATAAAGAAGCTATAGTTGAGGCTGTCAGAGATATCGATGAAAGGCGAAAAAAGGCTGATTTACTGCTAGGCCTAGCTATCTAGTTGCCAATAAAAAGCCTTTGTGATAGACTCTTTTCACATATGTCATCAAATCCAGAGAAAAAAAGCCCCATTATAGACGCCATGTTTAAGGTTGGCGCTCATTATGGTTTTACAAAAACAAGACGTCATCCAAGCGTTAAGCCCTTTATTTTTGGAGTTAAGAATCGTGTAGAAATATTCGACCTTGAAAAAACAGAACTTCAATTAGAGAAGGCGCTAGAGTTTGTTACAAAAATTGCAAATACTGGCAAGCAAATTGTTTTTGTTGGAGGTAAAAGTGAAGCTAAAGAAATCATAAAGAAGGTTGCGGATAGTGCAAACCTTCCTTACGTTGCTAGTAGATGGGTTGGAGGTACTCTTACAAACTTTGATTCAATTAAGAAAAGAGTTGAGAAGCTTCTTGATCTTACTCACAAGAGAGAGAAGGGTGAGCTTTCAAAGTACACAAAGCGTGAGAGACTTACAATTGATAGACAAATTGATAGACTAAATTTCCTATACTCAGGTATCGTTTCTATGAATGTTCTTCCTGCAGCATTATTTGTTGTAGACTCAAAGAAGGAACATATTGCTGTTGCAGAGGCTCGTGAGAAAAAGATTCCAGTTATTGCTTTAACTGGTTCTGACTGTGATCTTTCTGTAATAAATTATCCAATCCCTGCAAATGATTCATCAGTTGCAAGTATTGAATTCTTTGCAAGAAAAATCGCTGAAGCTTACACAGAAGGTAAAAAAGCTATGGTAGCACCAGTTGCTGCTCCAGCTCCTATGCCAACATTTGCTTCAACATCACATTCTCCATCTCACACATCAGCAAGATAGTTGTTA
Protein-coding sequences here:
- the rpsB gene encoding 30S ribosomal protein S2, which gives rise to MSSNPEKKSPIIDAMFKVGAHYGFTKTRRHPSVKPFIFGVKNRVEIFDLEKTELQLEKALEFVTKIANTGKQIVFVGGKSEAKEIIKKVADSANLPYVASRWVGGTLTNFDSIKKRVEKLLDLTHKREKGELSKYTKRERLTIDRQIDRLNFLYSGIVSMNVLPAALFVVDSKKEHIAVAEAREKKIPVIALTGSDCDLSVINYPIPANDSSVASIEFFARKIAEAYTEGKKAMVAPVAAPAPMPTFASTSHSPSHTSAR